One Methylocystis iwaonis genomic window, CCAGAAGCCGATCTCGCGCAGGGCGGCGAGCCGGAAATGATTGGAGGTGCCGCCGAGAAAGAGCGGCAGGTCGAGCCGGGACAGCCCCTTGTTATAGACATCGAAAAGCGCCGCATATTCGAGTGCGAACATGCCCGTCATCCAATTGAGCGCGCCATTGTCGATGACAAGGCTTGCTTGCAAGCAAGCGACATCCGGCGGCGCGGCGGCGAAAAGCGCGGCGGCGCGGCGGAGCTGGCGCGCATCGGGAATATCCTCCGCGTCGAACACCGCGACGAGCGCGCCGCGCGCCAGCGGCATGGCGATGTTGAGCGCGCGCGGTTTGGTGCGCGGCGCTCCGTCGGGCGCGATGATGATCTCATGCGGCGCGCGCGGCGGATGCGCGCGCAAGGCCGCAGCCGTCTCCGCGTCGTCGGCCTCGATAACGAATTTGATGTCGAGCTTGGCGCGCGGATAATCGAAACGGTCGATGGCGCGCGCGAGTTGCGGCGCGACGGCCGCTTCCTTGTAGAGCGCGAGGACCACCGTATAGACGGGAAGCCGCGCATCGTCGATCCGTCGCGCGTCCTCCTGCCGCGAAGCGCTCGAAGCGCAGGCGCTCAGGCGCAGAACGACGCTCGCCAGGAAAGCCGCGGCGAGGGCGAAGGCGACGGCGAGATTGACGGTTTCGAAAGGCGCGAACAGGCTGACGACGATGCAGATCAACGCCGCCGTGGCGCAAGCGAGCGGCGCGCGCGTCATGGAGCCGCGCACGCAAAGATCCCCATCGATCTGTTCCGCCGAATGGCTCGCGGCATACACGGCGTCTCGCGGATAGGCGTCGCGAAGCGCCTCCAGAAAACGCGTGCGCGTCGTGATCGCGAAAAGCGGCCGCCCTTTCGCTGCGCGCGCGACGCTCGTCAAACGAAAGATTTGCGTTCCCGACGGCGCGAAGAGCCAACGAACGCCGTCGCGGCGATCCCGCAATCGCACATAGCCGAGCCCCGCCGCGGCAAGCGCGCCGGGCGCGAGCTCGATCGTGTCGTCGATGAAGGCGACCCCGAGATGCTGAGCGAGGGCGCGGTAGAAAAACGCTTCCTCGACGACGCCCTCGGCAAGGAGCGCCGCGTCGGCCGAGACGCCCTGACGCCGCGCCAATCCAGCGGCTTTGTTCAATGCGTCGAGCGAGACGCCGTGATCGAGCAGAAAAGCGATTTCGACAGGCGGCGTTTCCACCCTGCGGGAGGCCCTGCGCCCCTCCCGCGCGGATTCATCCGCGAGGCTTTTGCGGCGCAAAGGCAACGGGGGAAAGCCCGAATCGTCGCGCTTGCGTAGGCCAGAATCGATGGAAAAATAGTCGACCGACGCCTTGCTCATGAACTAAACTCAATGAATGAAAAAATATGCAAGCTTGACTATCGGTCAGAAAAATCGGGTGCGCAACAAATTTGATTCGAATTTTTCCCATCCTGCAGTGGCGCTCTCGCTTCGCCTCGTCGCAGCGCTCGCCTTTGCTCTCGCGAGCGGCGCCGCCGTCGCCGATCCGGCGCCCGCGGCGCCGTCGCTCGTCGATCCGCATCGCGCGCTGCAGAAGCCCGATCTCTCGCACATAAAACAGATCCGCTTCCTGACCGAAGACGACTATCCGCCTTTCAATTTTCTCCTCGCGGATGGACAGCTCGCCGGCTTCAACGTCGATCTCGCCCGCGCGATCTGCGCCGAGCTGGAGCTGCCCTGCACGATCCAGAGACGAAGCTGGAATCTTCTTGTTCCGTCGCTGGACGACAATAGCGGCGACGCCGTCATCGCCTCTCTCTCGATCAACGACGAGACCCGCAAGCAGGTCGAGTTCACGGGCCCTTATTTCCTGACCCCCGGCCGTTTCGCGACGCTCGCGGATACGACGCTCGCCGCTGCTTCCCCAGAGGCGATAGACGACCGCAAGGTCGCCGTCGTCGCCGGCTCCCGCTACGAAGCCTTTCTCGAGACGTTCTATCCGCGCGCCGAACGCGTGACCTTCGAGACGACCGCTCTCGCGCGCAACGCGCTCAAGAATGGCAGGGTGGCGGCCTATTTCGGCGACGCGATCGGCATGTCCTTCTGGCTCAACGGCGCGGAGGCGGGCGGATGCTGCACCTTCAAGGACGGCCCCTTCACCGATCCGCGCTATTTCGGCGAGGGCGTCGGCGTCGCCGTCAAAAAGGGCAACGCGCCTCTGCGCCGGGCGCTCGATTACGCGCTGGCGCGGCTCGATCGACGGGGCGTTTTGGGCGAACTCTTTTTGAAGTATTTTCCGATAGGGCCGTTCTGAGCTAATCTCCCCTCCGAACGCCCGGTCCAGCCTATGGATTTCGAATCGACCGTCACGCGCATCTATGAAGCGGCCGCCGACCCGGATTTATGGCCGCTCATCCTGCACGACCTCGGCGAATTGGTCGATGCGGCGGGCGGCATCATCCTCACCCGCCGCGCCGACGCCTGGACGGGCTGGCGCTGCTCCGACCTTATGAATTCGCGGACCACCGACGCCTGGATGGCTCCGGGAGGCGGGGCGGCGCGGACCCAGGCGACCGCCCGGCTCATCGCCTTCGACCGGGCGGGATTCGTTGCGGATAATGAAGGGTTCAGCGAGCAGGAATGGCTCGAGGACTCCGTCATGAGCGAATGGTGCGGCCCCCTGGGCCTGCACCATTGCGCGGCGACGGTGATTCCCGTGCCCACGGGCGATCTGGTTTTGGTCCAGCTCAACCGCCGCGCTGGCAAGCCCCCCTTCGATCGCGCCGACATCGCCCGCCTCGACGCCTTTCGCCCGCATCTCGCGCGCGCCGGATTGCTTGCGGCGCGCTGGCGGCTGGAGCGGCTGCGCGCCGCGGCGCAAGCGCTGGCCATCATCGGCCTACCTGCGGCGGTTCTCGACGCGGGCGGCAGGGTTCTCGCGGCCAATGAGCTGATCGAGGCGATGCGCCCCCATATCGCCTGGCTGCCCAAGGATCGTATCGCTTTGATCGACCCCGCGGCCGACGGAATGTTGCGTCGCGCCTTCGCCGGGGTGACTTACCCAGCCGCCGCCTCGGCGCGGTCTTTCCCATCAAAGGGCGCCACGGGCGATCCGGCGGTCGTTCATCTTATCCCCATCAGCGGCGCTGCCCGCGAGCTTTTCGGCGGCGGGCTCAGCCTGTTGACGGTTACGGCGGTGGCGACGCCCGCTGCCCCCGACGCCGCGCTCATTCAGGGTCTCTTCGACCTCACGCCCGCCGAAGCGCGCGTCGCGCGCGCCGTCACGCAGCGAAAGACCGTCGAGGATATCGCCTCGGAGTTCGACGTCTCCAAAGAGACGGTGCGGACGCAGATCAAATCCCTTCTCGCCAAAACCGGATGCGCCCGCCAGCTCGATCTGGCGATGCTGCTGGCGCAGACTACTCAGGGACAGCCGCGCCAGACGCGGCTTTCGGAGAGTTCGCGGGCAGATTTGAACGTCGGGCGATGAACATTAGGCTCCACCGTCATTGCGAGGAACGAAGCGACGAAGCAATCCAGGGGCCGCGATGAGGCTCTGGATTGCTTCGCTTCGCTCGCAATGACGGGGGCGGCCACTTCACCCAAACCCATTATTCTTCGGAAACCTGCGCACGCCCCTGCCGCGCGCGTGGCGGCGCCTCGAAGCCTCGCCGCTTGCCGGGCGCGCGTTTCCCCGACATAATCGAACAAGATTTCATCGGACCATTGTTAGCAAAGCAAGCGACGCTGATTGTAATCCTACCGGGCGGTCGCTCGCCGGCGCAGGAGGCAAATTCATGGATCAACGGATAGCGGCGTTGTCGCCGGGACAAGCGCAACAGGCGGTGAAGGAATTATTCGATCTGTTGCCGGTCGATCTGTTCGACGGGGGTAAACCCACCATCGCCGATCTCGATGATTTGGCCAAAGAGGCTCGCGACGGCGCGCCGCCCGACGTCGCGCCTTTCCTCGACGCAATGCTCGCGGAAAGGGAAACCGAGGCGCGCGGCGAGGTGGCCCGCCTCGTTCTCGACCAAGCGGCGCAGACCCCTGGCCTTCGTGATTATCTCGATGAGGCGCTACGGCGTGCGGCGCAGCCTCATATGGACCTGACGCTTCTGGCCGGGGTCGTCATTCTTGCGATGATCGCCGTGCCGAAGAAAATCAAGTTCAAGGACGGCAAGCTCGAAACGATCGAATGGGGCCAACTTCAGGACGGCGCCAAGCTTGCGCACGAAGTGACCGGCTTCGTCAAAGCCTTGCCTAACACGGTGAAGTCCTCCCTTTTCGGCGCCTGATGAGCGATCTGGGCGAAACGCGCTTCCGGGCCTTGGCGGAGCGCCTCGTCACGCTCGAACGTCAAGGGCGAAGCCTCCATTCATTGGTTGCGACGCAGCCCAAAGAGGTCCTCGGCCCCCTGCGAGCGCTTGCCGGGGAGGCGGAGAGTATCGCCCGCGACATCGGGGCATGGGCGGCGGAGCCAGGTCCGCTCGCGAGTGCGTTGGGGCGCCACCTGGCGGAGCGCGCCCGCAAAGCGGGTATTGTCCTGTGGCTCGGAGTAGCCGGCGCCCTCACGATGACTGGCGATTACGCGGGCGCTCGAGCGGCGTGCCGGAGCGGTCTTGACTTGACCGCCGCCGACGACCCGGAACGCGCTCTTCTCCTCGAAACTCTCGGCAAGATCGAGTTCGAGGCGGGCGACCTCGAAGCGGCGCAAAAGGCGATGACCGAGGCGGTCGAGATCGCCGAATCTTTTGCCGATCCCGAGCGCTGGGCCGACCGGATCGGCGCGCCGAAGAGGGAGATGCAGGCTCGACGCTCGATGGAGGGCGTATCGCGAAGCCTCGGTCTCCTTGCGCACATCGCCCTCGCGCGCGGCGACCGCGAGAAATATGCGCGAACGCTCGATCTCGCCTACGAAGCCGCAATCAAGAGCCGCCAACCCGTGCTCATTCGCAGCATCTGGCGCCAGCGCTATGAATATGCGTTGCGCTGGGACGCGTCGGGCGCGGTGCTCGACGCGATGAACGCCGAACTCGATCGCGGCGGAGCGCCAGAGCTCGCCGACGACGAGGCCTATAAGATCGACATGCAGCTCTTGCGTGGGCAGGCGCTCATCGAGCGGGAAGGCTATGCGCGCGCCGATCGCCGGCTGAAGGCTGCGCTCTTGGCCGCCAAGAGCCCGCGCGAGCGTTGGACGACGCGCATGACCTATGGCCGGTTTTGCGAGGATCGCCCTGGCCGTCGCCAGGAGGCGATCGAGCTGTTCGATGAGGCGCTGGCGATCGGCAATGAGACCGGCATCGCCGGGTTTATCGACGGCGCGCGGCGCGATTTGATCCGCCTGTTGATCGCGGGCGGCGAAGCGGCGGAGCGAAGGCGCGCAATCTCCGAGCTCGACGTCGTGTTGCGCGCCTGCCGTGACGCGCGGGACGGCGAGGGTTTCGCCCGGGCGTTGTTGCAGCGCGCGATGGCCCGCTTTCTCGATCGTGATTACGCCGCCGCGCTGACGGACATCGACGGCGCGCTGGACGCCGCCGCCAACGCCCAGACCCGCGGCGCGGCGTTGACCGCCCGCAGCGCTGCGCTGCAGCGCCTCGGGCGTGATGAGGGGGCGCTCGCCGACGCCATCGAAGCCGTGAGCCTGTTTCCAGAGCGACGGCGTGATCCGCTCGGCGACGGTCCGGGCGCGGGCCGGGACGAATTGCAGCATATCGAGGCCGCCTACGCGGCGGCCGCGCGCATCTGCGCCCGGCTGGGACGCGCCGCCGAGGGGTTCGAGTGGGCCGAACGCGGCCGCGGTCGGCTGCTGCGCGCGCACGGTCAACTGATCTCGCCCGCTGGCCCAGCATCCTCGCGCGACATCCTGCCGCTTCTCATCGACGCTCTTGCACGACACCCAGATGGACCCGCAGCGCTGGCCCTGTTCTCTGTCGGCCCGATCGACACGGTCGTCTTCATCGTCGCCCCGGGCCGCCCCGTGCGCGAAGTCTCCGCCGATTTCGGCGAGGCTCAATTGCAGAAGTTGCTGCCGACCGCCGATGATGGGCCGCAGCAATGGAACGCGGGTCTCGCCGATGCGCTGCCTGGCATTTCGGAAGCGCTGCAACGGCCTCTGGCGGAGCTTCTTGAAACGGCCGAGACCTGCAAGACCCTCTATATCGTCCCCGACTCGCACCTCCATTCGATCCCCTTCGCGGCCTTGACCGGAAAGGGCGGCGTTTCGCTGGTTGAGCGTTGCGCGACCGTTATCGCGCCGTCGGTGGCGAGCTTACTCGAATGCCTCGGGCGGCGCCCGCAGGAGGCGAAATCCTGCCTGACGCTCGGCGCCGGCGGCGTCGGAGAGATCAGCTTCGCCGCCCAGGCAAAGGCGGTCGCCGACCTTTTGGTCGGCAAGCCCGAATGGGGGAAGCAAAGCCTCTATTTGTCGGAGCCGGAGGCCACTCCCGAACGATTTCTCGCAGAAGCCGCGCGCTTTCGAGTGATCCATTTGGCCTGCCACGGCAACGTGCTCGCCGGCGTCATGGACACGCTCAGCGCCTCGGCCTTGCAGTTAACGGGCGGCCATCTAACCGCCCGCGCCCTGATCAAGGCGGAGGGGCCGTGGCTCCAAGCTGACCTCGTGTTTCTCAACGCGTGTCGCTCGGGCGGCTTCCGGGCCCGGCTCGCTAGCGAAGTTGGGGGATTCCGCCAAGCCTTTCTCGAAGCCGGCGCGCCGTCTCTCGTCGCGACGCTGTTCTATGTCGATCCGGATCACGCGCAGAAATTGGCCGAGGAGTTCTACCGCCATTGGCTCGACGGCCAGACGAAGGCGGAAGCGCTGCGCCGCGCGCAATGCTCGCTGCGCGAGAGCGGCCTTCCCGTTGGAGACTGGGCCGCGCACACGTTGATTGGTCGCGCCTTTTGACGGCCGTCAGAAGTCCCCTTACGCCGTCATTGCGAGCGAAGCGAAGCAATCCAGGGCCGCGATGAGGCTCTGGATTGCTTCGTCGCCTTGCTCCTCGCAATGACGGGAGGTCGCCTCACCCAAACCGGTTATTCTTCGGGAACCCCCGCGGCGGCAGCCTTCCCGCTTCCGCTCGATGCCCCATCCATTCCGTCAGCTCCACCGCCGCCACGTTGAACACGCGGCCAGCCGCATCCGTCCAGCTCAACCCGTCGGCGAGCGAGAATACTTTCGCATCCGCCACGCCGCCGTCCTTGTAGCGCTGCATACGCACGCCCTTGCCGCGCGCCATGCGCGGCGCCTCTTCCAGCGGGAAGACGAGGAGCTTCCTGTTCTCGCCGATGATCGCGGCGTGATCGCCTGCGGCTTCCGTCGCCACTTTCAGTTTCGCGGGCGGCTCGACGGAAAGCACCGCGCGGCCCTTTTTGGTGGATGACAACAGATCGTCCTGCGCCACGATGAAGCCGCGCCCGTCATCCGCGATCAGCAGTAACGACGCCCCCGCCGTATGCGGCAGCACGCGCGCAATATCCGCGCCTTCGTCGATGTCGGCGTAAAGACGGATCGGCTCGCCATGGCCGCGTCCGCCCGGCAGTTTCGAGGCGTCGAGCGTGAAGGCCTTGCCGTTTGTCGCAAGCACGAGAATCTTCGTTGTCGTCTGCGCGAAGAAGCTCGTGTCCAGCGCGTCGTCGCCTTTGAATTGCAGCGTCGACAAATCCTGTACATGACCTTTGAGCGCGCGGATCCAGCCTTTCTTCGACACGACGACCGTGATCGGCTCGCGCTCGATCATCGCCTCCGCGAGGTCGAAATCGACCGCCGCCGGCGCGTCCTCGAAAGTGGTGCGGCGTTTGCCGACCGGCGTCTGTGGGCCATAGAGCTTTTTGAGGTCGCGCACCTGTCCGGCAATGGTCTTCCACTGCTTGCCTTCGTCCTCGAGCAGGCTTTCGAGCTCGGCGCGTTCCTTGGTGAGATCATCGAGCTCGCGGCGCAGCTCCATCTCTTCGAGCTTGCGCAAGGAGCGCAACCGCGTGTCGAGAATATAATCGACCTGCAGATCGGTGAGCTTGAAGACTCTCTTCAGCTCGCCCTTGGCGTCGTCCTCCTCGCGGATGATGCGGATCACCTCATCGAGATTGAGGAAGACGACAATCATGCCTTCCAATTGCTCGATGCGGCGCAGGATCGCCGCGAGGCGATGACGCGAGCGGCGTTGCAGCACCGTGCGGCGATGATCGAGCCACTGCCGCAGCGCTTCGTCGAGCGAGACGACGCGCGGCGTCACGCCGTCCACCAGCACATTCATATTCATGCTGAAGCGCGTCTCCAGCTCCGAGAGCTTGAAGAGCGTCTCCATCATCAGCGCCGGATCGACATTGCGCGCGCGCGGCTCGAAGACGATGCGCACATCCTCCGCCGATTCGTCGCGCACGTCGGCGACGAGTGGCAGCTTGCGCTCCGAAATCAGCTCGGCGAGCTTCTCGATCAGCCGCGACTTCTGCACGCCATATGGTATCTCGGTGACGACCGTCACCCAGCCGCCACGCGGCAGCTCTTCCTTCACCCAGCGCGCGCGCACGCGGAAGGAGCCGCGTCCGGTGCGATAGGCTTCGATAATCTCCTCACGCTTGTCGACGATGATGCCGCCCGTGGGGAAATCCGGCCCCTGCACGAAGGTGAGCAATTGCTCGCTCGTCGCGGCGCGATGCGAGATGAGATAGAGCGCGGCGTCGCACAGCTCGGCGAGATTATGCGGCGGAATGGACGTCGCCATGCCCACCGCAATGCCCTGCGCGCCATTGGCGAGCATATTGGGCAAAGCGGAGGGGAGCACGACCGGCTCCTTCTCCTCACCCGAATAATTCGGCTTGAAGTCGATCGCGTCCTCGTCGATGCCCTCGAGCAGAGAGCGTGCGACGGCGGTCATGCGCGCTTCGGTGTAGCGATAGGCGGCGGCCGAATCGCCGTCGATATTGCCGAAGTTCCCCTGTCCGTCGACGAGCGGATAACGAGAGGAGAAATCCTGCGCGAGGCGCACCAGCGCGTCATAGATCGCCTGATCGCCATGCGGATGATAGGAGCCCATCACATCGCCGACGATCTTCGCGCATTTCTTGAACGGCGCGCCGGGATCGAGCCGCAGCACATGCATGCCGTAAAGAATGCGACGATGCACGGGCTTCAAGCCGTCGCGCGCGTCGGGCAAGGCGCGGTCGGTGATCGTCGAGAGGGCGTAACGCAGGTAGCGTTCTTCCAGCGCCTCGCGCAGATCGACGGGCGTCACCACGCTTTCGCCGCCGCCGTCCTTGCCCTTTCCCGCGCCGCCTTTCTGCGCCATTCGACCTTCGCCTCTGTTGGATTTTCGCCCGTACTAGGCGCAGCGACGCGCCGGCGCAAGCGCCAAGCGAGCTACGTGACGGCAAA contains:
- a CDS encoding glycosyltransferase family 2 protein; amino-acid sequence: MSKASVDYFSIDSGLRKRDDSGFPPLPLRRKSLADESAREGRRASRRVETPPVEIAFLLDHGVSLDALNKAAGLARRQGVSADAALLAEGVVEEAFFYRALAQHLGVAFIDDTIELAPGALAAAGLGYVRLRDRRDGVRWLFAPSGTQIFRLTSVARAAKGRPLFAITTRTRFLEALRDAYPRDAVYAASHSAEQIDGDLCVRGSMTRAPLACATAALICIVVSLFAPFETVNLAVAFALAAAFLASVVLRLSACASSASRQEDARRIDDARLPVYTVVLALYKEAAVAPQLARAIDRFDYPRAKLDIKFVIEADDAETAAALRAHPPRAPHEIIIAPDGAPRTKPRALNIAMPLARGALVAVFDAEDIPDARQLRRAAALFAAAPPDVACLQASLVIDNGALNWMTGMFALEYAALFDVYNKGLSRLDLPLFLGGTSNHFRLAALREIGFWDAYNVTEDADLGLRLARGGFAVRTFDSHTFEEAPAVFRALVKQRTRWFKGWMQTAIVHCRHPAGFFADLGARRAFAVLAMLAGGVLGPLLGPLLMCRLAYHALFGALLRPTTFFETACCGLWCFLALSGAAALLWPILAGMRRRRLSALRNALPHLPIWLFMLSIACWRAFFELWLRPFHWEKTEHGLTMRGHPEGSGEQPLFEQEAGA
- a CDS encoding transporter substrate-binding domain-containing protein, whose product is MRNKFDSNFSHPAVALSLRLVAALAFALASGAAVADPAPAAPSLVDPHRALQKPDLSHIKQIRFLTEDDYPPFNFLLADGQLAGFNVDLARAICAELELPCTIQRRSWNLLVPSLDDNSGDAVIASLSINDETRKQVEFTGPYFLTPGRFATLADTTLAAASPEAIDDRKVAVVAGSRYEAFLETFYPRAERVTFETTALARNALKNGRVAAYFGDAIGMSFWLNGAEAGGCCTFKDGPFTDPRYFGEGVGVAVKKGNAPLRRALDYALARLDRRGVLGELFLKYFPIGPF
- a CDS encoding helix-turn-helix transcriptional regulator, encoding MDFESTVTRIYEAAADPDLWPLILHDLGELVDAAGGIILTRRADAWTGWRCSDLMNSRTTDAWMAPGGGAARTQATARLIAFDRAGFVADNEGFSEQEWLEDSVMSEWCGPLGLHHCAATVIPVPTGDLVLVQLNRRAGKPPFDRADIARLDAFRPHLARAGLLAARWRLERLRAAAQALAIIGLPAAVLDAGGRVLAANELIEAMRPHIAWLPKDRIALIDPAADGMLRRAFAGVTYPAAASARSFPSKGATGDPAVVHLIPISGAARELFGGGLSLLTVTAVATPAAPDAALIQGLFDLTPAEARVARAVTQRKTVEDIASEFDVSKETVRTQIKSLLAKTGCARQLDLAMLLAQTTQGQPRQTRLSESSRADLNVGR
- a CDS encoding CHAT domain-containing protein, whose amino-acid sequence is MTAADDPERALLLETLGKIEFEAGDLEAAQKAMTEAVEIAESFADPERWADRIGAPKREMQARRSMEGVSRSLGLLAHIALARGDREKYARTLDLAYEAAIKSRQPVLIRSIWRQRYEYALRWDASGAVLDAMNAELDRGGAPELADDEAYKIDMQLLRGQALIEREGYARADRRLKAALLAAKSPRERWTTRMTYGRFCEDRPGRRQEAIELFDEALAIGNETGIAGFIDGARRDLIRLLIAGGEAAERRRAISELDVVLRACRDARDGEGFARALLQRAMARFLDRDYAAALTDIDGALDAAANAQTRGAALTARSAALQRLGRDEGALADAIEAVSLFPERRRDPLGDGPGAGRDELQHIEAAYAAAARICARLGRAAEGFEWAERGRGRLLRAHGQLISPAGPASSRDILPLLIDALARHPDGPAALALFSVGPIDTVVFIVAPGRPVREVSADFGEAQLQKLLPTADDGPQQWNAGLADALPGISEALQRPLAELLETAETCKTLYIVPDSHLHSIPFAALTGKGGVSLVERCATVIAPSVASLLECLGRRPQEAKSCLTLGAGGVGEISFAAQAKAVADLLVGKPEWGKQSLYLSEPEATPERFLAEAARFRVIHLACHGNVLAGVMDTLSASALQLTGGHLTARALIKAEGPWLQADLVFLNACRSGGFRARLASEVGGFRQAFLEAGAPSLVATLFYVDPDHAQKLAEEFYRHWLDGQTKAEALRRAQCSLRESGLPVGDWAAHTLIGRAF
- the parC gene encoding DNA topoisomerase IV subunit A, with product MAQKGGAGKGKDGGGESVVTPVDLREALEERYLRYALSTITDRALPDARDGLKPVHRRILYGMHVLRLDPGAPFKKCAKIVGDVMGSYHPHGDQAIYDALVRLAQDFSSRYPLVDGQGNFGNIDGDSAAAYRYTEARMTAVARSLLEGIDEDAIDFKPNYSGEEKEPVVLPSALPNMLANGAQGIAVGMATSIPPHNLAELCDAALYLISHRAATSEQLLTFVQGPDFPTGGIIVDKREEIIEAYRTGRGSFRVRARWVKEELPRGGWVTVVTEIPYGVQKSRLIEKLAELISERKLPLVADVRDESAEDVRIVFEPRARNVDPALMMETLFKLSELETRFSMNMNVLVDGVTPRVVSLDEALRQWLDHRRTVLQRRSRHRLAAILRRIEQLEGMIVVFLNLDEVIRIIREEDDAKGELKRVFKLTDLQVDYILDTRLRSLRKLEEMELRRELDDLTKERAELESLLEDEGKQWKTIAGQVRDLKKLYGPQTPVGKRRTTFEDAPAAVDFDLAEAMIEREPITVVVSKKGWIRALKGHVQDLSTLQFKGDDALDTSFFAQTTTKILVLATNGKAFTLDASKLPGGRGHGEPIRLYADIDEGADIARVLPHTAGASLLLIADDGRGFIVAQDDLLSSTKKGRAVLSVEPPAKLKVATEAAGDHAAIIGENRKLLVFPLEEAPRMARGKGVRMQRYKDGGVADAKVFSLADGLSWTDAAGRVFNVAAVELTEWMGHRAEAGRLPPRGFPKNNRFG